In the genome of Pontibacter actiniarum, the window TGGTGCAGGAGGAACAGGTAGAGGTGCCATTGCGCTTTATAGACAAACTCTACATAGGCGGCAGCTTCGGCTTGCAGTTCGGCTCCTTTACAAGTATTTCCCTGCTGCCGACACTTAGCTATGCGGTTACGCCAAAGTTTTACCTGGGCGTTGGCGGCGTGTACCACTATGAGAGTGGCAGCGGCTTTAACCTGCACCATTTCGGAGGGCGTGGTTTTACGCAACTGGAAATGTTTGAGGTTGGCGGCGGTGCCGTGCTGGCCCATGCCGAAGTGGAGGCCTTAAGTATAGAGGTGCCCTATTTCGACGCCACCGGCAGGCGCCGGACAGACCGCAGCAGTTTAACCATGCCGATGGTCGGTCTGGGCTATCGCCAGCGCATTTCCGATAAGGGCTCCTTTGATTTGCTTGTGCTGTATAACGGCAACGACGACCCGATCAACCCTTACAGCAACCCCGTGATTCGGGCCGGTTTTAATATCGGCCTCACTAGAAGATAAGGTATGAATATGATACGATACAAAAAGGGCTGCCAAATTTGGCAGCCCTTTTTGCTTATGGTTATGCTGTATTACCTCAGCCCCGTATCAGGCGAAGCAGTACAACGATAATGGCGATTACAAGTAGTATGTGAATCAGACCACCCACAGCGTCCGGGAACCCGAGGAACCCAATCAGCCAGATGATCACAAGTACCACAGCTATTATATACAGTAAATTTCCCATAGTTTTATTTTTTAGTGTGTTCGTTTGTTGTTTGTTCCTTTAACGTAAATGTCACCGTCAAGTTAAGCGCTCCTTATAAGGCGCAGCAGTACAGCTATCACCGCTAGTACCAGGAGCACGTGAATGATTCCTCCAACGGCATCCGGGAAGCCCAGAAATCCGATCAGCCAGAAAATAACCAGCACCACGGCAATGATATAAAGTAAATTTCCCATAGTTCTTTTCGTAAGTTAAACAAGTGCAGGGGCTCTATAAGGGCACTTCTATAGTCAGCCACTGCCGTACATTAGTTGTACTTTTTAATTTTTAGCTTTTACGGCACACTATAACAAAGGGTTTATTTTTAGCGCCATACTTGTATGTTTTTTATAAGGGTGGAGAAGCAACGGAGGAAATTGGCAAATAGGTTTCTCGTGCTAATAGTTGTTTTGCAGTGCTTTATCCAGGCAAGGATAACAGGCCATGTGCCTATAAATAGAAACAATACCGGGGACTTCGCCCGGGAGAATCCAAGTCAAGTTGTCTAATATTTCACAAACAAAGTTTTAAGTATTCTAAGAAACTAAGGCAAATCACCTACGTTAAGCGTAAACTTCTTAGCTTTGTACAGATTTTTAATTAAAGATATATACATTCTTAACCTATGAAGAAAGTTGCAGTTATTGGTTCTGGAACTATGGGCAACGGCATTGCCCACGTGTTCGCGCAGAATGGTTTTCCTGTATCATTGATAGATATCTCAGAAGAAGCCCTGCAAAAGGCGCTCGGTACAATTTCGAAGAATCTCGACCGCATTATTGCCAAAGGCAACCTGACCGAGGAGCAGAAGCAGCAAACGCTGAGCAACGTGACGACCTTCACCAACATGCAGGAAGGTGTAAAAGATGCAGACCTGGTAGTGGAGGCCGCCACCGAAAACGTGGACCTGAAGCTAAAGATCTTCCGCGACCTGGATAGCTACACCAAGCCGGAGGCTATTCTTGCCTCCAACACCTCCTCTATCTCCATTACAAAAATTGCTTCGGTAACCAACCGCCCTGATAAAGTGATCGGCATGCACTTCATGAACCCGGTGCCTGTTATGAAGCTAGTGGAAGTGATCCGTGGCTACTCCACAACAGATGAGGTAACCCAGCAGATCATGGATCTTTCGAAACAGCTGGGCAAAGTGCCCGCCGAAGCGAACGATTACCCGGGCTTTGTGGCAAACCGCATCCTGATGCCTATGATCAACGAGGCGATTTACAGCCTTTTTGAAGGTGTGGCCGGGGTAGAGGAAATCGACACGATCATGAAGCTGGGAATGGCGCACCCGATGGGTCCGCTTCAACTGGCCGACTTTATCGGGCTTGATGTGTGCCTTTCTATTCTGAACGTGCTGCACGATGGCTTCGGTAACCCTAAATATGCGCCGTGCCCACTGCTGGTAAACATGGTGCAGGCTGGCCACAAAGGCGTTAAGTCCGGCCAGGGTTTCTACTCCTGGACACACGGCACAAAAGAACTGGTGGTAGCGCCGGGCTTTAAGAAGTAGACCAGCTACAGGCAGTACTGCGGGGGCTGCTACCCCTCCTGCGCGTGCTGCTGCATATATTAAAAGAGAAGCCTCTGCCGAGTTTATCGGCAGAGGCTTCTCTTTTATACTTATGTGACCGCCGCAAGGCAGTTTTCGGTATCCTTTTGCTACACGGCTACAGCATGGTCACGCAGTACGTCGTTCAGCGAAGTTTTAAGGTCTGTGCTTTCTTTGCGCTGCCCGATGATGAGTGCGCAAGGCACCTGGAACTCTCCTGCAGGAAACTTCTTGGTGTAAGAGCCGGGGATAACCACGGAACGCGGCGGAACATAGCCTTTGTAAACTTTCTCCTCGCTACCTGTTACATCAAAAATCTTAGAGCTGCCCGTGATGGTAACACCCGCACCGATCACCGCCTCTTTGCCTATGCGGCAGCCTTCCACCAGAATGCTTCTGGAGCCGATAAAGGCACCGTCCTCGATTATAACCGGGGCAGCCTGCACTGGCTCCAGTACACCGCCAAGGCCAACGCCACCGCTCAGGTGCACGTTTTTGCCTACCTGTGCGCAGCTTCCTACCGTTGCCCAGGTATCCACCATGGTGCCGGCACCTACGTATGCACCGATGTTGACGTAAGACGGCATCATTACTACACCATTGGCCAGGTATGCCCCGTAGCGCGCCACGGCATGTGGTACAACGCGCACGCCTAGCTGCTCATAGTTGCGCTTCAGCGCGATCTTATCATGAAATTCAAACGGGCCAACCTCTATGGTCTTCATCTGCTGAATCGGGAAGTAAAGCAAAACGGCTTTCTTCACCCACTCGTTCACCTTCCACTCCTCACCGTTAGGTTCCGCCACGCGCAGGATGCCCTTATCCAGGTCCTCAATAACGGAACGTATGGCTTCAACGGTATCTGATTCTTTCAGCAGCTCACGGTTCTCCCAGGCCTGCTCTATTATTTGTCTTAGCTCCATCTTCAAAAATATGCTTTTTACATAATATTGCGTAAAAGTAAGTATTTTTGGTGGATGTCTGAAAAGAGAATCCTGATTGCTTCCATACTCAAGCCCATTAACGATACCCGGATGTTCGAGAAGCTGGGCCTTTCGCTGAGTAAGCTGCCGGATACTCAAGTACACATAGCCGGTTTCCAAGCGCCGGTTCCGGAGGCACCGGATAATGTGTATTTCCACCCCCTATTCAACTTCCACCGCCTAAGCGTCCGGCGTTTTCTGGCCCAGCGGCAGTACATGCGCCTGCTTGAGAAAATTAAACCCCACCTGGTGATTGCCTCTACGCACGAGCTCCTGCGCAGCAGTCAGGAGTACTGCCGTAGGTATGGCGCTAAACTGATGTATGATGTACAGGAGAACTATGCGCTGAACCTGACATCCCAGGGGCATTACCCGCCCCTGTTGCGCCAGCTGCTCGCCTTCGGGGTGAGAAAGGCAGAAAGCAAAGCTGCCCCGGATGTGGCCCATTTTCTGTTGGCCGAGCGCAGCTACGCAGCGGAGCTGCCGTTTCTGCCCCAGGGCAAGTACA includes:
- a CDS encoding 3-hydroxyacyl-CoA dehydrogenase family protein is translated as MKKVAVIGSGTMGNGIAHVFAQNGFPVSLIDISEEALQKALGTISKNLDRIIAKGNLTEEQKQQTLSNVTTFTNMQEGVKDADLVVEAATENVDLKLKIFRDLDSYTKPEAILASNTSSISITKIASVTNRPDKVIGMHFMNPVPVMKLVEVIRGYSTTDEVTQQIMDLSKQLGKVPAEANDYPGFVANRILMPMINEAIYSLFEGVAGVEEIDTIMKLGMAHPMGPLQLADFIGLDVCLSILNVLHDGFGNPKYAPCPLLVNMVQAGHKGVKSGQGFYSWTHGTKELVVAPGFKK
- a CDS encoding 2,3,4,5-tetrahydropyridine-2,6-dicarboxylate N-succinyltransferase, with the translated sequence MELRQIIEQAWENRELLKESDTVEAIRSVIEDLDKGILRVAEPNGEEWKVNEWVKKAVLLYFPIQQMKTIEVGPFEFHDKIALKRNYEQLGVRVVPHAVARYGAYLANGVVMMPSYVNIGAYVGAGTMVDTWATVGSCAQVGKNVHLSGGVGLGGVLEPVQAAPVIIEDGAFIGSRSILVEGCRIGKEAVIGAGVTITGSSKIFDVTGSEEKVYKGYVPPRSVVIPGSYTKKFPAGEFQVPCALIIGQRKESTDLKTSLNDVLRDHAVAV
- a CDS encoding lmo0937 family membrane protein yields the protein MGNLLYIIAVVLVIIWLIGFLGFPDAVGGLIHILLVIAIIVVLLRLIRG
- a CDS encoding lmo0937 family membrane protein codes for the protein MGNLLYIIAVVLVIFWLIGFLGFPDAVGGIIHVLLVLAVIAVLLRLIRSA